One genomic region from Henningerozyma blattae CBS 6284 chromosome 2, complete genome encodes:
- the TBLA0B01300 gene encoding nucleotide diphosphatase (similar to Saccharomyces cerevisiae YOR111W; ancestral locus Anc_2.168), whose protein sequence is MSRDSPPRSPPRSPPIVLGSSSPQRAHILRTVLGIENFKVVPSHCPEDLDPLQYESAKEYALATCNAKLDCLLQRQASFETPSVVVVADTVVADCDGRVYGKPHDSKTQYEMLAHFIKGPFVEIHTALRVVVVVCKNSVDDITSHCETTRLVFDPTITPHVLRDYINTGEGINAAGGFCIQAGGGALVKSVEGDYYNVVGLPANALFNALLAVKDFLPSRNRRE, encoded by the coding sequence ATGTCCCGTGACTCGCCACCCCGTTCGCCACCCCGTTCGCCACCCATCGTTCTCGGAAGCTCGTCTCCGCAGCGTGCTCACATTCTACGAACCGTTCTCGGAATTGAGAATTTCAAAGTGGTCCCGTCCCATTGTCCAGAGGATCTGGACCCTTTGCAATACGAGTCGGCCAAAGAATATGCCTTGGCAACCTGTAATGCCAAGCTGGATTGCCTGTTGCAACGCCAGGCGTCTTTTGAAACTCCCAGCGTGGTGGTGGTTGCTGATACTGTCGTGGCAGACTGTGACGGCAGAGTGTATGGCAAACCTCACGATAGCAAGACCCAATATGAAATGCTGGCCCATTTCATCAAGGGTCCCTTTGTCGAAATCCACACTGCGTTGCGagtggtggtggtggtatGCAAGAACAGCGTTGATGACATCACCTCGCATTGTGAAACCACCAGGCTTGTTTTTGACCCCACCATTACACCTCACGTATTGCGCGACTATATAAACACTGGCGAAGGCATAAACGCAGCAGGCGGGTTTTGTATCCAAGCTGGAGGCGGTGCTCTTGTCAAGTCCGTCGAGGGCGATTACTACAATGTAGTTGGCTTACCTGCAAACGCCTTGTTTAACGCCTTGCTTGCCGTGAAGGATTTTCTTCCCTCGCGGAACCGCCGAGAATAA
- the TBLA0B01270 gene encoding uncharacterized protein (similar to Saccharomyces cerevisiae YNL115C; ancestral locus Anc_2.158) — protein MSNINVEPSNRTLGNAGANANENANENANANANANANANSNTNTHASPSLIVDSEPQLQNKIYNLQKNYKSFLINSQWILNILIIINTIWLFLSIISDYFFNISVFFNSNNKLNNFNDISLIILSIIANCFNLWFTNSNLYSSLDSFLNLTLCLLTLFNLILIFAIHYTRSRIGIIGIFTYLWASFSFLIGFVLDWYFLHYTTQLNNIYSEQSEFPSQTNYNSINHNHTPPPPPPRSIDKHTFKEWIFIGFRTFIKSLILLYISFFTLNTLLSTWDLHQTTKYINNSSTSSSSSSSSPDYESFHWTNTAHTHQLHIQCFGDVFNSTDSLQPIILFEHGSFDTSYQSANWIKELYHLNKIHRYCTYDRPGYGLSDSPPAPISIAILANSLQYALFEEAQIQGPFITIGYDMGGLLTQVFTAKNLDKVHAMMLIESWHEDLLLKNYIQRLLPPSDDDDGDNYYYSQIINILASSSKLPPGVKRLNELKILWDGLWSPLGLNLQSSWLIAHHGSFERIFGRDMKFQGKFLRMKFLESLTSSLLSYNDVINSKQDLQNVKTSVVTSKEMVKNSLKWGEWQRDLSKLSNQVKEWKIVEGGHEFYKFGLGKKQTQEVLLRLLN, from the coding sequence ATGTCAAACATAAACGTGGAACCATCAAATAGAACTTTAGGAAACGCAGgtgcaaatgcaaatgaaaatgcaaatgaaaatgcaaatgcaaatgcaaatgcaaatgcaaatgcaaattcaAACACAAACACACACGCTTCCCCCTCGTTAATTGTAGACTCCGAACCTCAactacaaaataaaatttacaacttgcaaaaaaattataaatcatTCCTAATAAACTCCCAATGGATACTAAACATCCtaatcatcatcaacaCAATTTGGTTATTCCTCTCCATCATCTCCGATTATTTCTTCAACATCTCcgtttttttcaattcaaacaataaattaaataatttcaatgaCATCTCGTTAATCATTCTATCCATTATTGCCAATTGTTTCAATCTTTGGTTCACAAATTCAAACCTTTATTCCTCCCTAGATTCATTCCTCAATTTGACTCTATGCTTACTGActttattcaatttgatTCTCATTTTTGCAATCCATTATACAAGATCAAGAATCGGTATCATCGGTATCTTCACTTATCTTTGGgcttcattttcatttttaattggcTTTGTCCTAGATTGGTATTTCCTTCATTATACAACTCAATTAAATAACATTTACTCTGAACAATCCGAATTTCCCTCACaaacaaattataattCAATCAATCACAACCACACTCCACCCCCACCCCCACCCCGTTCTATCGATAAACATACTTTTAAAGAATGGATTTTCATTGGGTTTAGAACCTTTATCAAATCCCTCATTCTACTCTACATCAGTTTTTTCACTTTAAACACATTATTATCCACTTGGGATTTACATCaaacaacaaaatatatcaataattcctctacatcatcatcatcatcatcatcatcacctGATTATGAATCGTTCCACTGGACAAACACAGCTCATACTCATCAATTACATATCCAATGTTTTGGTGATGTGTTCAATTCAACAGATTCATTACAACCCATCATCTTATTCGAACATGGTTCATTCGATACAAGTTATCAATCTGCAAATTGGATTAAAGAATtgtatcatttaaataaaatacatcGATATTGTACTTATGATCGTCCAGGTTACGGATTAAGTGATTCACCTCCAGCTCCAATCTCGATTGCCATCTTGGCCAATTCTTTACAATACGCATTATTCGAAGAGGCCCAAATCCAAGGACCTTTCATTACTATAGGCTATGATATGGGTGGATTATTAACTCAAGTCTTTACTGCTAAAAACTTGGATAAAGTACATGCAATGATGCTTATAGAATCTTGGCATGAggatttattattgaaaaattatattcaacGACTCTTACCTCCatctgatgatgatgacggTGAcaactattattattcacaAATCATCAACATTCTCGCATCCTCATCAAAACTCCCACCTGGTGTGAAACgattaaatgaattgaaaatctTATGGGATGGTCTTTGGTCTCCATTAGGTTTGAATTTGCAATCTTCATGGTTGATAGCTCATCATGGGTCCTTTGAAAGAATCTTTGGTCGTGATATGAAATTCCAAGGTAAATTCCTCAGAATGAAATTCTTGGAAAGTTTGACAAGTTCGTTATTAAGTTATAACGATGTCATCAATTCCAAACaagatttacaaaatgTTAAAACAAGTGTTGTTACATCCAAAGAAATggtgaaaaattcattgaaaTGGGGGGAATGGCAAAGAGATTTATCGAAATTATCAAACCAAGTGAAAGAATGGAAAATTGTAGAAGGTGGTCatgaattttataaatttggTCTTGGTAAAAAACAAACTCAAGAGGTTTTATTGCGCTTATTAAATTGA
- the AZF1 gene encoding Azf1p (similar to Saccharomyces cerevisiae AZF1 (YOR113W); ancestral locus Anc_2.162) → MPWHAAVYNGAGRKRKERARPSKPRPQPPTPLPMLPPSTRPSSDPRDPRDPRDAHDLSRDLRDLGNRPRLDSVASFLALALPADASASANASASASANANSGSGPAPVLGPPPARGLSIIDPLWSSIPDGVAGPAVTGASTSANVNAPRPALRLSKSYSNPGLAPAPTQDTGPELDSLFQYFNPAGSGSALGSISGPGAGAGPSVSAFGFLDSRHNSLKLQSVDDLDLQQQLLSNKKRDSVNYYLNLRNNSIFSDITLPNTSPGMSLYNKSARSNANSHTAATATATATATATAAAAATASPHPAGPSGAAGPSASAVPVPVAASASASVPASASASVPVPVSVPVPVPASASASTSHEDPRKLVGNTKIDQLMLMIQARKNGITEKVQTDLNGDLLFSQNTSIIPPPTQLVGGIDKPHTAASAAASAAASAPSASSAHTSSSSQSSSTAQDQDSKNFLLLSPTSQENSPRQSIKQETTAANTITSPMGSPLLSTSPQTPVNNDLSPTRSRTKKKTHQCPYCHRFFSQSTHLEVHIRSHIGYKPYQCNFCGKKFTQGGNLKTHQRLHTGEKPYSCKICNKRFSRKGNLTAHVLTHKKLKPYFCKLDNCNKTFTQLGNMKAHQNKFHYNTLIELTNKLANMNPNDNIPQEEKLILDYFASLYKNSNKGIKGRGKNIHYHPLTDEQLQMLRPNKMQKQNVGGPPNLIKQEVYAQMQPQSQPQSHLQQQPQQQSQPQPQPQPQQQVTKNQFPNSFLQYNNTAPLQPMFPNSYTTINTPPSAFNNLRTLSQQKLQNIPNSSSTVNATANANATHNNQIHFKNIDYRK, encoded by the coding sequence ATGCCGTGGCACGCCGCGGTATATAACGGCGCGGGGCGAAAAAGAAAGGAACGAGCCCGCCCCAGCAAGCCACGCCCGCAGCCCCCCACGCCTCTCCCGATGCTGCCCCCTTCCACACGCCCCTCCTCCGACCCACGTGACCCGCGCGACCCACGTGACGCACACGACCTCTCACGTGACCTCCGCGACCTCGGCAACCGCCCACGGCTCGACTCGGTGGCCAGTTTTCTGGCCCTGGCGCTGCCCGCGGACGCGAGTGCGAGTGCGAATGCGAGTGCGAGCGCCTCTGCCAACGCGAATTCTGGTTCCGGGCCGGCCCCCGTGCTGGGTCCACCGCCGGCACGTGGCCTGTCCATCATCGACCCCCTGTGGTCTTCCATCCCGGACGGCGTCGCCGGCCCCGCCGTTACCGGCGCAAGCACAAGCGCCAACGTCAACGCGCCCCGCCCTGCTCTGCGCCTGTCCAAGTCATACTCCAACCCGGGGCTGGCCCCCGCGCCGACTCAGGACACTGGTCCGGAACTGGACTCACTATTCCAATACTTTAACCCCGCCGGTTCCGGCTCGGCGCTGGGGTCCATCTCGGGCCCTGGTGCCGGTGCCGGCCCCTCTGTCTCGGCGTTCGGGTTCCTCGATTCCCGCCACAATTCGTTGAAGCTCCAGTCGGTCGATGACCTCGATCTGCAACAGCAGCTGCTGTCGAACAAGAAACGTGACTCCGTCAACTATTACCTCAACTTACGTAACAACTCCATATTCAGCGACATCACGCTGCCCAATACGTCACCGGGAATGTCCCTGTACAACAAGTCTGCCCGTTCCAATGCCAATTCGCATACGGCTGCGACTGCGACTGCGACTGCGACTGCGACTGCGACTGCGGCTGCGGCTGCGACTGCTTCTCCACACCCTGCTGGGCCCTCTGGCGCCGCTGGTCCCTCTGCTTCTGCCGTTCCTGTCCCGGTTGCCGCTTCCGCCTCCGCCTCCGTTCCAGCTTCCGCTTCCGCCTCCGTTCCCGTTCCCGTCTCCGTTCCCGTCCCCGTCCCCGCCTCCGCTTCCGCCTCCACATCCCACGAGGACCCTAGAAAACTCGTGGGCAACACCAAGATCGACCAGTTGATGCTGATGATCCAGGCCCGCAAGAATGGCATTACCGAAAAGGTGCAGACAGATCTCAACGGGGATTTACTGTTTTCCCAAAACACTTCTATAATCCCTCCGCCTACCCAACTTGTCGGGGGTATCGATAAGCCCCATACAGCAGCCTCCGCAGCAGCCTCCGCCGCTGCCTCCGCCCCCTCCGCCTCCTCTGCTCATACGTCATCGTCCTCCCAATCGTCTTCCACGGCTCAAGATCAGGACTCCAAGAATTTCTTGCTACTCTCTCCAACATCCCAGGAGAATTCTCCCAGACAATCCATCAAACAAGAAACGACAGCAGCCAACACCATCACGTCACCCATGGGCTCGCCCCTGCTCTCCACTTCGCCACAGACTCCCGTCAATAACGATCTTTCCCCAACAAGATCAAGGACCAAGAAAAAGACTCACCAATGTCCGTATTGCCACCGTTTCTTTTCCCAGTCCACCCATTTGGAAGTCCATATCCGATCCCATATCGGGTACAAGCCATACCAGTGTAATTTCTGTGGCAAGAAATTTACCCAAGGCGGTAATTTGAAGACTCACCAGAGATTGCATACAGGGGAGAAACCGTACTCGTGCAAGATCTGCAACAAGCGGTTTTCCAGAAAGGGCAATCTCACGGCCCATGTGCTGACCCACAAGAAATTGAAGCCGTATTTCTGTAAATTGGATAATTGTAACAAGACGTTTACCCAATTGGGGAACATGAAGGCTCATCAGAACAAATTCCATTACAACACGTTAATAGAGCTGACAAACAAATTGGCCAATATGAATCCCAATGATAATATTCCACAAGAGGAAAAACTGATTCTAGATTATTTCGCCTCGTTATACAAGAATTCCAACAAGGGAATTAAAGGTAGAGGGAAGAATATACACTATCACCCACTAACAGATGAACAATTGCAAATGTTGAGACCAAACAAGATGCAAAAGCAAAATGTGGGTGGTCCGCCTAATCTAATAAAGCAAGAAGTATATGCGCAGATGCAGCCGCAGTCGCAGCCGCAGTCGCACTTGCAACAGCAACCACAACAGCAATCGCAACCACAACCACAACCACAACCACAACAGCAAGTCACGAAAAATCAATTCCCAAACTCATTTCTACAGTACAACAACACAGCACCTCTGCAACCAATGTTTCCAAATTCATATACCACCATAAATACCCCTCCTTCTGCATTCAATAATTTACGTACTTTATCCCAAcagaaattacaaaatattccaaactCAAGTTCAACCGTCAATGCAACcgcaaatgcaaatgctACTCATAATAACCAAAttcatttcaaaaatatagattATAGGAAGTAA
- the RPC19 gene encoding DNA-directed RNA polymerase core subunit RPC19 (similar to Saccharomyces cerevisiae RPC19 (YNL113W); ancestral locus Anc_2.163) has translation MSAAPPKIRQLPPVTPDGSAASFQIRDEDHTLGNALRYLLMRNPAVEFCGYSIPHPSEPFLNLRVQTYGDITASDALAQGLQDLMDLCDVVEDTFTRRIQEL, from the coding sequence ATGTCTGCCGCACCCCCCAAGATCCGCCAACTGCCCCCCGTCACTCCAGACGGCTCGGCCGCCTCGTTCCAGATCCGCGACGAAGACCACACGCTGGGAAACGCCCTCCGTTATTTGCTGATGCGCAATCCGGCCGTGGAATTCTGCGGGTATTCCATCCCCCACCCCTCGGAACCGTTTCTGAATCTGCGTGTGCAGACGTATGGTGACATCACTGCCAGCGACGCTTTGGCCCAGGGTCTGCAGGACTTGATGGATCTGTGTGACGTTGTGGAGGATACGTTTACGCGTCGTATCCAGGAGCTATGA
- the CYB5 gene encoding Cyb5p (similar to Saccharomyces cerevisiae CYB5 (YNL111C); ancestral locus Anc_2.166): MSKLYSYEEIAAHNTTESAWIIIKDKVYDVTKFLDSHPGGDEIILELAGQDATQDFEDIGHSNDALEFLDALLLGPVDLKSPKAVPQPDAKNAKNDPNALQGNGAIVIVAAVIFFATAIYMSH, translated from the coding sequence ATGTCCAAATTATACTCCTACGAAGAAATCGCCGCCCACAACACTACAGAAAGTGCCTGGATCATCATAAAGGATAAAGTCTACGACGTTACCAAGTTCCTCGATTCCCATCCAGGTGGGGACGAGATCATCCTTGAACTAGCAGGCCAAGACGCCACTCAAGATTTCGAAGACATTGGCCATTCCAACGACGCCTTGGAATTCCTAGACGCCTTGCTACTCGGCCCCGTCGATTTGAAAAGTCCCAAAGCCGTCCCACAACCAGATGCTAAGAATGCCAAAAACGATCCAAATGCTCTTCAAGGTAATGGTGCCATCGTCATCGTTGCTGCAGTAATCTTCTTTGCAACTGCAATCTACATGTCTCATTAA
- the TBLA0B01320 gene encoding uncharacterized protein (similar to Saccharomyces cerevisiae YNL108C and TFC7 (YOR110W); ancestral locus Anc_2.169), with the protein MTIKVIYIARHGYRSNWLPHGPYPLPPTGVDSDVPLADHGVNQAKELGHYILSIDNQPELIFSSPFYRCIQTSEPIAKLLELPVYLEKGVGEWYKPDRPTIPIPADLETLKKLFPGHDDRSILSESSEWVPGSGIIPSDQGETADELYERCKKFWPIFIKRVEEQFNQVETILIVTHAASKIALGMSLMGYSRYDDELEEGGYIRSGSCSLDKYELIKDYQVGMVDDEGDDDEGDESLENGEDRIVPFEKRRWRMTMNGNTEFLKKGEEMNWSFQSAVEAGSDADIKQRQGNLNKKTGMSVGMEMEELYISLDIPSNNYREKTVVNQRDSLQISGLSNREGLPLFKIGNELYEGQWKKLVGTELVFPQNASLHRKVIEKEDGDDVNEEVDEDLVDKILREKQEAEGEGEGEGEGQDASGNEELKQKVYHVTDRIVLYNVRPM; encoded by the coding sequence ATGACAATCaaagttatatatattgctAGACACGGGTATCGATCCAATTGGTTACCTCATGGACCTTATCCATTACCGCCTACTGGTGTAGATAGTGATGTTCCATTAGCAGACCATGGTGTTAATCAAGCTAAAGAGTTGGGCCATTATATCTTATCTATTGATAATCAACCTGAATTAATCTTTTCTTCACCATTTTATAGATGTATTCAAACAAGTGAACCAATAGCGAAATTATTGGAACTTCCAGTTTATTTGGAGAAGGGAGTTGGAGAATGGTATAAACCAGACCGTCCCACGATCCCTATTCCAGCAGATTTAGAAAcgttaaagaaattattccCCGGCCATGATGATCGTAGTATATTGAGTGAAAGTTCAGAGTGGGTTCCTGGTTCAGGAATTATACCTAGTGATCAAGGTGAGACTGCAGATGAATTGTATGAGAGATGTAAGAAATTCTGGCccattttcatcaaaagAGTGGAAGAACAGTTTAATCAAGTGGAAACGATATTAATTGTGACACATGCAGCAAGCAAGATTGCTCTTGGGATGTCATTAATGGGATATTCAAGatatgatgatgaattggAGGAAGGTGGGTATATACGTAGTGGTAGTTGTTCGTTAGACAAGTATGAATTGATTAAAGATTATCAAGTTGGGATGGTTGATGATGAGGgagatgatgatgaggGGGATGAAAGTTTGGAGAATGGAGAAGATAGAATAGTACCGTTTGAGAAAAGAAGATGGAGAATGACGATGAATGGTAATACggaatttttgaaaaaaggTGAAGAAATGAATTGGTCATTCCAAAGTGCAGTGGAAGCTGGGTCTGATGCCGATATCAAACAAAGACAGGGGAATTTGAACAAGAAAACTGGGATGAGTGTAGGGATGGAAATGGAGGAATTGTATATTAGTCTTGACATTCCCAGTAATAATTACCGAGAAAAGACGGTGGTGAACCAACGAGATTCGTTACAGATCAGTGGGTTATCGAACCGTGAAGGGTTGCCGTTGTTCAAGATTGGGAATGAATTGTATGAAGGTCAATGGAAGAAATTGGTTGGGACTGAATTGGTGTTTCCTCAAAATGCATCCTTGCATCGTAAAGTGATTGAGAAGGAGGATGGTGACGATGTGAATGAAGAAGTTGATGAAGATTTGGTGGATAAGATATTACGGGAGAAGCAAGAGGCGGAGGGCGAGGGGGAGGGGGAGGGGGAGGGCCAGGACGCAAGTGGGAATGAGGAATTGAAACAAAAAGTGTACCATGTCACTGATCGAATTGTTCTTTATAACGTTCGTCCTATGTGA
- the YAF9 gene encoding YEATS domain-containing protein YAF9 (similar to Saccharomyces cerevisiae YAF9 (YNL107W); ancestral locus Anc_2.170) gives MAPPHNKRIKTLSVSRPFIYGNTAKKIGSIRPPNAPPEHTHIWKLFIKGLNNDDISYFIKKVVVKLHDTYPNPIRTLETPPFEITETGWGEFEINIKIYFIDSSNEKFLNFYHHLRLHPYKTPNQIASTEEASTATTTTENSNNATTKDEGKNDNSKKQDDDIVSSVIYDEIIFNEPNETFLNVLLSKPGNYLPSNSEEINEKNIVNGTIFSKQLESDEIDRINLRIDTVEKEINELKEKIKERLASK, from the coding sequence ATGGCCCCTCCACATaacaaaagaataaaaacatTATCCGTTTCAAGACCATTCATATATGGAAACACcgcaaaaaaaataggtAGTATTAGACCGCCAAATGCTCCACCAGAACATACACatatttggaaattatttataaagggattaaataatgatgatatttcatatttcattaaaaaagtCGTAGTCAAATTACATGATACTTATCCAAATCCAATTCGAACTCTAGAGACTCCACCTTTTGAAATTACTGAAACAGGTTGGGGTGAATTcgaaattaatattaaaatttatttcattgaTTCTTCCAATGAAAAATTcctaaatttttatcatcatttaagATTACATCCATATAAAACTCCAAATCAAATAGCATCAACTGAAGAAGCTTCCACTGCAACTACGACTACggaaaatagtaataatgcAACTACAAAAGATGAGggaaaaaatgataattcaaaaaaacaagatgatgatatagTAAGCTCTGTAATATAtgatgaaataatattcaatgAACCAAATGAAACTTTCTTAAACgttttattatctaaaCCAGGTAATTATTTACCATCAAATtcagaagaaattaatgaaaaaaatattgttaatggtacaattttttccaaaCAATTAGAATCTGATGAAATAGATCGAATAAATTTGCGTATAGACACTGTAGAAAAggaaattaatgaattaaaagaaaagataaaaGAACGATTAGCTTctaaataa